The window tgtttttggtGGTGATGGTGAAGATGGTATTGTTGTCAAAGATGATTATAGACTTCTGTTTGTATAATTTAGTTCTGTTTGATTTGGCGCTACATTACAAACTAACCTGCTGCATTTTATCGAAATCTAAACATGGCCTGTGCGGTCTTTGTAAACGTTGTGAATTGTGTTGTGTGCGCATGGGTCGGCGTCTGGGCGATATTGCACAATGGAAGAGTTTCGCGGGTGGACTAACCGATCTTACCTCAACATCGAGACCAGTCGTGGAGGCAGGACTGCTGCGCGAACTATTAAAGTGAAAATTATGCTTGGCTTGAGGTTGATAAATGTGATGACTGCTCGTCGAATTGCTCATCTTCATTTTAATAATGCTGCTGGCTGTGCCCTCATCATTTTCGGTGTTTTCCTCCTCGGTGCCCATGACACAAGATGTATCACCATTGTTGCCACCGCTAACACTATTTGCTCCACCGTTTTCATCATTAACACTATTATCACataacttaatattttcaataccgCAACGCGCCTCTTGTAAAATAAGTGGCGTAGTCGAGCGATACATGTGGCTACGATTTGGCTTAAAAGCCTCTAAAGGCGGTGATGTGCGAAAGTTGACAGGCGTCAAAATTGGttcca of the Lucilia cuprina isolate Lc7/37 chromosome 2, ASM2204524v1, whole genome shotgun sequence genome contains:
- the LOC111689280 gene encoding uncharacterized protein LOC111689280 isoform X2, with the translated sequence METSFSSYTDANSPTDKIYSSEFSAMMCKSHLQYDQHSSEEELEVINGPSSVAAAEAAASNVLTVRGTSSLISERGSSSLEPDELQGEIAALKRSSSTLVENRKRSLAHSSDDDLRNFLEPILTPVNFRTSPPLEAFKPNRSHMYRSTTPLILQEARCGIENIKLCDNSVNDENGGANSVSGGNNGDTSCVMGTEEENTENDEGTASSIIKMKMSNSTSSHHIYQPQAKHNFHFNSSRSSPASTTGLDVEVRSVSPPAKLFHCAISPRRRPMRTQHNSQRLQRPHRPCLDFDKMQQVSL
- the LOC111689280 gene encoding uncharacterized protein LOC111689280 isoform X1; protein product: MYVKNYDKNEVVVFDIRVCFRKAAPVLVDVQSNDSGTESDGDTLDVDIKHHLYLELDMETSFSSYTDANSPTDKIYSSEFSAMMCKSHLQYDQHSSEEELEVINGPSSVAAAEAAASNVLTVRGTSSLISERGSSSLEPDELQGEIAALKRSSSTLVENRKRSLAHSSDDDLRNFLEPILTPVNFRTSPPLEAFKPNRSHMYRSTTPLILQEARCGIENIKLCDNSVNDENGGANSVSGGNNGDTSCVMGTEEENTENDEGTASSIIKMKMSNSTSSHHIYQPQAKHNFHFNSSRSSPASTTGLDVEVRSVSPPAKLFHCAISPRRRPMRTQHNSQRLQRPHRPCLDFDKMQQVSL